The sequence ACCAGAGGATGCTATCGCCTAAAACGCACCTTTCCGGAGGTACGAAATTCTTCACTTTAAGCCCATAGTCGTTATAACTTACATCATCATATTTCATGCTGATAAAAAACATCAATGTTATATAGAAAAGAACAAACATAGAAAAAACATATTTTGATAAATTGATGTTGCCAATCTTGATATTTTCAAGTCCTTTTACTACGAGTATGATTAAAAATGGAAAAAACAGAAAAATATAATAAGGCGCTTTTTGGCTTACAATCAAAGTAAACATTACCAAAAAAGTTAATATGCAGGTAATAAGGATATTTTCGTTTTTTCCCCTTTTTATTGCAATGCCGGACAACCCGATTATCAGTAGAACCAATTCAACCATATTCCTATGTGAAGTTGTAGACCAGAACCATGCAATATACCTCTTTGACTCATTAGCCAATAATTTTACAGGATTAAAGCCTAATGAGCTGCCCGGAGTTCCAAATTCTTTCATTACGAAGCCGTTCCATTGAACAAAGAATAATTCAGGGTCAACAAGAATATGCGTTATAATCCACCACATAATTCCTATTGCTATGCCTGCCATACAAAACCAAAAACCTTTTTCTTTGAAAGCTTTAAGTTTATACTCGTAAATAAACAGGACGAATAGCATGATTGGGACAATAACGCCGTTTAGATGGATGTCAGCCGACAAACCGGCAACCAGCCCGGAGATAAAGAATAATGGCGATGATTTTTTATCAACAGAGAGCAGGAATAAATAAAAGGACAGTAGAATAAAAAGGACTAACAACATTTCCTGCCTGCAGCGATGCGCGCATATAATAAATAATCCCGATAAAGACAACAATATGACGCTTTTTAACGCAACTGACTTTGAAAACAATCTTTTTGCGGTCAAATAGACTAAGAGAAGTACCAAAATTCCTGTTAAAAACGACCCAATTCTTGCCTGGAATGTGCCAAGCCCGAATATTTTAAGGAAAGGAGCAATCGACAGCATGTGCAGCCTTCCGTGGTAAATATCGGATTTTTCCAATCCGTAACTGCCCTCAAAAGTAGGAGCTGAAAAATGCCCATTTTGTACAAAACTCCAGGCAGGTTCCACCATACAAGCATCATCCAGGTCTATAATTGGATATTTGTCCAAGTAAAACAAATTCCATATTACATAAATGACCGAAAAAATAATAAAAAAATACTTTGTTTTCATTTGAAATAATTAGCGATAATTTTAGGTATATAAGCTGGATTAAAAAAAACGTTAGTTGTCATTGCGCATTCGTATGTACAAAAACATTTCGACCTTTTTATATAATCTCTTACTTCATCTGCCTGCTTTGAAAACCATAGTTCAGGGAAATTATAATTGCTTTTCCTTAAATTGCCCATTTTTTTGTCAAGCATTTCACATGGATAGACATCCCCTGTTTCATTAATCACAGCGCTTAAATTACCCGCATAGCAGGGTGTAATAAATTTGTTTTTTTCATAAGTTTCAGCAATCAAACGGTGTTGAATTCTTTCTTTTGATTGCAGTATTTTTTTTAAGAAGTTCGGTTTAGGTTGAGCGTATAACAAATCCCTTAATTTGAAAAATTCAAGGTATTTTTTAATGCTTGCCTCTTTAGTAGTTTTGTCAACAGCATCCCCGCGTAAAAGATTTAAGAACATATTGTCAGGGCGCAGTTCTTTTTGTATGAATTCCATAAGCAGGGGTATTTCTTCCTGATTTAGCGGGTTTAAAGTCGTTATGGTAGATAAGCTGAAGTTTTTGAAATTAGCTTTTAATTTTTGCAGTTCTTTGAACGTTGAAATAGTATTACCGAAACAACCCGATACTCCTCTGATTTTTTCATGGGTTTGATTTAAACCATCTATAGATACATACACCATTATATTAGATTTTTTACATTCCTTTAGAATGCTTACCGTGTCTAATATGGTTTTTTCCTTCTGAATGGCGTTTGTTGTTATAGTAATGATTTCCGGGCGCATATTTTTGTACAGTACTTTAGTAATTTCGGGAAAATCTTTTCTCAAATAAGGTTCGCCGCCGGTTAAAGCCAGCCACAAAACACTTTTTAATGTCTTAGAAAAGCTTTCTATTTCATCTACGGTTAATTCGTCTGTTTTTTGATTAAGGTTATTTTTATAAAAACAATGAATACACTTTGAGTTGCACCTATTGGTAACAAAGAAAATAAGCTGGATTGGAAGCCCTTTTTTATAAAACATTCTTTTTGAATGACGTAATAAATTAAAAATATTCATTTTTGCTGTAATTCCCGAAAAGATAGTTAAAAAACCCAATTAATGCAGAATAAAACACGATTATACCAACAACAATATTAAAAAGCAAACTTTGTATAAAAAATATGTTTCCTTTGTGTTTACGCAAGAAAAGAGAAAAAGGCAAAGCAGACAGCAGGTATAAAAATAACGAAATAACCGGCATACGCATTGGAACAAGCCTTATCAAATAAAGTAAGGCCGATATTGATAAAATAATGGAGAAAAACCAGCTTAGCAACAATGAAACAGGCATAGCTGTTTCCTGCGCAGGCAGGTTTTTAATCATGGTCTTATTTGCCAACCGAAAAGTTATCATGTTTTTAACTTTAACATAGTAATCTTTAAGTAAGGTTTTAAACGTAAATCGTTTTAGATGGATAACTTGTTCATTTTTGTCAGTAATAAACTTTTTATTATTTTTAATAAAAACACGGTAGCCAAATTCAAAATCTTCGTAGGATTCCATGTTAATATTGAAACCATGAATTTCATTAAAAACACTTTTTCTTACAGCCAAACACGAGGTTGTCGGGGTTATCGTATATTCTGGCAATTGTATAAGCCGGTAATGTATAAAAAGATTTTGATATTGGCTGTAAAAATCATTGTTAGGGGTTGTTTTTGAATATATAAGGGATATACCCGCTGATTCCGTGTTTGAGGCAATTTGACCGGCTATATGCCCCACTGTTTTTTCAGTTATAATAACATCAGCATCAATAAAAAATAAAACTTCCCCTTTAGCAATCTTAGCGCCGTTATTACGGGTTTCCCCGGGAAGAGTTTTATTCCTTATGCAGACAGTATTGATTGAAAAATTTTTTAAAATTTCAGCTGTATTGTCTGTTGAGCCAGGATTAACTGCGATTATTTCATAGTTTTTATAGTTAGAGCTGTTTATTGCTTCTATACATTGCTGAAGGGTTTTAGCCTGATTATAAGCCGGAATAATTATTGAAACAAGCAAATTATCGGTGTTGTTCATATCAATTTATATATACTGATTACCGGGCCGGGAGAGAGCCTATTTTCCGGGTAGAATTTCTTTATCAGTTTCCCTTGTTTTGGCAGATTGGTGTAAAAGTAAATCAGCGCTTTATCTTTGGAAACGAGGCCGCTTGATTCGTCTGCGCTGTCTGCGATTATATACTTAATGCCTGATTTACGCAAATAACTGAACCCATTGCTGATATCAATCAAATCCTGGACTTTTTCCGCTTCTTTTACCATTTCTATGGTTCCGCTTACTTCATTTGCAGGACGCAGTATTCTAAAGATCTCATAACCTGTTATTTTATCGCTGACAGGATACGCTTCTAACTGTAATTTTAGATATTCTTTTTTATAGTGGTTAAGTTCTACCGCTTTATTGTAAAGGCGTGTTAACTGGGTTTTTGTTTCTTTTATCGGCGGGCAATTAGGGTACATATCAATAAGTATTTTTGAACCGGAAGGGATATTTGATTCCACCCATTCTTTTGCGATAGTCCTTGAGTCTTTTCTGGTATACGCGTAATCAAGTTTTAAGCAAAATATTATTGACGGCAATAAAGCCAGGATAAAAACCCCGGTGATCAGTTTATTATATTTACTGTTGCTTATTGTATCCAGGAATTGAGCCCCGGCAAGAATAAATAAAGGGAAAACCGGAAACAAATAGCCGGGGCCTGAATTGTGATAGAAAATAACCGGGATAGTAAACAGTATCAGGGCTGAAAGAATCAATAAATTGCCCTGTTTTTTTCGTTCATTACCGCAAAAAACTATATTAAATACCCCGATAAAACATAGCAACCCGATAATAGGTATTCCAGTATTTGCAGACACATGCCCTTTATTTCCAATAAATAGGTAATGGAGAAAAACAGGAATCATTCCGTCAAGCGGGTTTTTATGTAACCCTACAGAATGTCCGGAAAAGTCATTCAAAAATGTTTTATAATCCAGAATTGAATACGGAGTGCCAATAATAAAAAATAGAACTATTAAAAACACACCTGCCAGCAATGAAACACTCAATTTTATCCGCTTATTCTTTATCCAGTAAGCGACTGGGATAAGAGCAATCATTGGGATTGCATTATAAAAAGTGGTTATTGCCAGGCCCGAGAAAATACAGGCAAAATAAAAGGATTTATCATTATCCCGGCTTAAGTAATCAATTAAAAAATAAAAAGACACAAGAACAAGAAATGCGCTTGGCAGGGCCGGTTGAATTAAATGGGACGATTGGATTATCGACGGAATAAAAGACAACATTAACACCGCAAAAATTCCGGTTTTATGGGAACGCATTTTAAGGCCCAGGAAGTACATTAAAGCTACTATTGCAGTTGACCATAAAACGGAAACAAAACGCAATATCAGGTATATATTTGTGGGATTTTTTATGAAAGACAAAGCAAACGCATGCGAGTTGGAAAAAAAACCTGCAAGCTTTCCGAAAATGAAATAAACTCCGGAGATACTAAGTGTGAAATATAAGTATAATGACGGATAGTTGAAAAAATGCGGGTTTAAATCCCCCCCGCCCATTTTAAGCGCATAATTAACAGTTTTGTACTCTTCGGTGGAGTATAAATATGGCAGGTCAAACCAGATTCCCCAAAAACGAATCAGGAGGGCTGTCAACATAACGGAAGAAAATACAATAACACTCTTTTTGCTCATATTATTCTAATGCTTTCCAAATAGTAAGCTGCCTAAAAAACTTTTTAAGATAGAAGGCGAATAGACGAAATTAGAAACAATATCGCATTCTACCCAGCAGCCGGAGCAGGCCTTAACTTCTCTTTTCCGGAATTCATCCGACTTTTTTGAATACCAAAAATCTGAAAAACTTTCTTTTTTGATGTTGCCCAGTACAACCGGTTTAAGCGTGCAGGGAACAACGTCGCCGTTTGGCATGAGGCGGAAGTAAAGGAAAGCGGCCTGGCAGGGAATACTGGTAATTTTCCCTTGTTTCAATATTCTGTTTTTTGAGCCTTCCCAAAGGAATTTTTCAACTAGATGCCACAAATAGTTTACGTCAGTAATTCCTTTGGGTTTTGCTTTGGTATTCGAAATATTAAATATTTCGCTGTAAAGCTTAATTATTTCAGCCTCGCTTAAATCTGAAGCTAATTTATATTCAAAAGATTTTCTTAAACCGGATAAAATCGTGCTTTCATGTGAGCTGACGGCAATATATATCTTATGTTCTAATTCGAGTTTTTTCATCAGTTTGTTCATTGGGTTTATTTCATTCAAGTTTTCGCGTGTAATAGTCTGGTTAACGCCTGCAATAAGCGACGGCATCGATTCCTTGGCTTTTTTTAGAATTTCAAGAGTTTCAATGACTTTATTATATAACCCTGGTATTCCCCTGATCTTATCATTCAATTTATTAGGCGCGTCGAAAGAAACCTGGATGTTAAGATTAATATTCTTGTTTTTGAAAAATTCGAGGAAATCCCTGATTTTGCCCGGAAATGAGCCGTTTGTGGTTATATAAAATATTTTCGGATCAGCATTTTTGCGAATGGCGTCGACAATCTCTGTAAAATCGTTTTTTAGGAAAGGTTCTCCGCCGGTAAAACGAATAAGGTCCAGAGAGTTCAGCGCTTTGTCACTAAAAGCTTTTGCTATTTCTTCAGCGTTCAATTCTTGTGACGGGTCTTTCAGTGTATTATCCATGCTTTGAAGGCCGCACATAGGGCATTTTGCGTTGCATCGCCAGGTTACGCTATAGGCAATTACTTTTGGTTTTATTGGTTTGTTGTAAATCCGGTTAATTTTTGATTGGAGAATCGCAGAAAGGCCGTTTAAAATATTGTTTTTTTTGAGATTCATAGGTTTTAGAACTGTTTAGTTCTAATCAGCCACCAGATCCGCAGGATGTCTTTAATTGTTTCAAATGCATTTTTTGGTATTAACGAGGTTGATTTACCATGCAAGCGCGGATAGGACCTAATCGGGACCATGCCGATATTAAACCCGAGTTTTGCAAGTTTAAGAACTATTTCTGCCGGAGCAAAAGGGCCTGTGCAGGTTATATGTATCTTGTTGACCGCGTCCCTTTTAACTACCCGCAGAGCCGTACCCAGATCCTTAAAATTAACCCCGAAAAGCGTTCTGATAAAAAAGTTGTAGCAGATAGATACTAATTTGCGCAGGTTGCTGTTTGCGTTGAATTCACGATACCCGATCACCATGTCATATTGATCAAGAAGCTGGAGGGACTTTTTAAAGTCATAAACGTCATATTGGTTATCGCCGTCGGTAAAAAGCACATATTCAAATTTATTGGCGTATTTAAAACCATCCTGGAGGGCGGCCCCGTAACCAAGATTTTTTGGGTGGTGAATAACGTGGACCTTGGGGTATTTGACAGCGAGTTCATCCGCAACTTTGCCTGTATTATCCGGACTGCCGTCGTTTATTATAAAGATCTCGTAGTCCTGGGCAATCTCGTTCAAAAGATTTACTGCCTTCTCTATTACCAGAGTTATATTCTTTTCATCATAATATGCCGGGCAGAAGAATGAAAAAGTTTTTTTCATAGGAATAAATTATACCAGTTTTTCTTCAATAAATACAGGTATATAATTTAAAATTTTGTACTCTTTTTTGCAATTTTGGCATTTCAAAAAGCCAGATTTGACTTCATCGTTAATAGTTTCATTTTCCCTGAGTTCCAGCTTAGCTTTACAATCGGGACAGCAAAGTATCTTTGAAAATTGTTTTTTCACTCTCAAACCTTCCATTTAGACCAAAATATTGCGGGAATTGCGCGGCTTATTGTCTTGAGCCTGCTGAAAACGTATTCCCTGGGGTGAAGAATTGATTTCCACAAATGTTTTGGGCTCAAATAAAATTTGCGGTACGCTTTCTTTGCTGTTTTGCGTATTTGTTCGTTCGAAAATTGAGGCATATCCGGCTGGCCTTGAGTGTTTAACCAATTTTTCTCTTTCATTTCGTTATAAAAAGGCGTTCCGGGAAAAGGTATCATAAGTTGAAATTGGGCTGTATGCGGGTTTAATTTGTAAGCCCAATCAATTGTTTTTTGAGCTTTTTGCGGGGTTTCACCCGGGAAACCAAATGCAAAATCACCATGAATCTGAAGGCCGGCTTTCTTTGCATCTTGGGTAAATTTGGTCATTTGCTCGACCCTTAAGCCCTTTTTAATGTGTTTCAGCACTTCAGGGTCGGCAGATTCATAGCCTACGTGGAGGTTCCTGCATCCTGCTTTCTTCATCATTTTCAAAACGTCCAAGCCCATATCCGCCCTGGCATAACAGGACCATTGCAGTTTAATTCCGGCTTTTATCTTCTGCTCGCAAAAACTTGCCGCGCGATCCTGTGTAAAAGTGTCATCCTGGATCATTACGGAGCGTATTTCTGGCATTTCTTTTTCAATAAAATGGAATTCTTCGATTACATTTTCGACACTGCGTAAATTATAAGTCATCCCCTTGATGAAAGTATGCACCCAAAGGCAATAAGTGCACATTCCCCATTTACATCCGCGGCCTGACATTATATCCATAAACGGATAATATTCCGACGGGGTTTTATATCGGTAAATGTCAATATGGTTTTTAAAGAATTTCGAAACGAAAGGGATCGTGTCCAATTGGGCGCCTGTAAGATAGGGCCGGATTGGATTTATGAAGATTTTTCCGTTTTCTTTATAACAAAGATTTTTTATTTCACTTAATTTTTCCCATTTAGCCAGCTCATTGACAGGATATTCAAACTCGCTGATGACCAGCTTATTAATTACTTTTGTTTTTGAAAGGGTTTTTTTCGGGTCTATTGAAGCAAAAGGGCCGACAATCACGGCGTCACATTTCAATTCTTCAACTATTGGATCGGCAAAATCGATATCGTTTTGCTCGCTCATATACCCCGTATAAAGAACTAAAAGATCAGGTTTGTATTGAAGTATTATTTGTTTTGTTTTTTCGTGATCGAGATATTGAGCCGGCGCGTCTACAAATTTAACAGCATATCCCTGTCCTTCCAGGTAAGCTCCGCAGTAACCGAGCAATATAGGATACCATTGGGTTGCGGACAGCGAAACGAAATCACAGCGGGCATTGCGCATATATTCAGTCAAATAGGGCGCTGATAACAACAGTATGCGGTAAGGGTTATTCATTTCACTTTTTTCCTTTATTGAATATAAGTATTTTAATTCCTCTTACGATTTGGCTTACAGAGAGGTGTTTGATTGAACGTATAATCCAGCTGGGCCTGAAGTACATCCTATTATAAGCCTTGTGTATGATACTTACTAATTTATTTTCGGGCAGCATGGGAGTTTTTATCAGCGGGATTGGGTTATTTATTGAAAAATAATAGTTATCCCAGTTTAATGCTTTATCTGTGAGGTACCCCTTCTCTTCACATACAGCCCGGGCTTCTGTTCCCGGAAATGGGACAAGGTTTACTATAGCCATGCTGTCTAAAGGAAGTTTTAAAAAGAAATTAATAGATTCTTTAATATCTTCAATAGTTTCTTCCGGGTACCCTATAATGCAGTTTGAACCGACAAGAAATCCCAGGGATTTGGCTAATAAAATATTTTCTCTCGCTTTTTCAAGGTTCAGTCCTTTTTTCATTTTCGCAAGAGTGTTTTTAGAACCGGATTCGATACCAAAGGATAATGAATAAACGCCTGCTTTTTTCATGGTTTTAAGTATTTCAGCGTCAACTAAATCAGCCCGTATTCCGTTGGCGAATTTCAAATATACCGGAGGTTTAATAGCTGTCATCCTGTCAAGGATTTCCAGGGCCCTGTTTCGAAGCACCGTAAAATTGTCATCTTCGAAATATATTTCGTCAACTTTATATTGTTTTATCAGGTAATTTATTTCAGACATTACATTATCAACGCTTCTGCAGCGGATTTTCCGGCCCATTACCCTGCAGCAAAAAGTACAGGTGCTTGGGCATCCCCTGGTTGTCATAACCGGCAATATTCTTTTCCCTTTCTTAAAAAGCCCATGAGTCTGCGTATTTGAAAAATACAGGGCGAGATCCATTTTATGGAATGCAGGAAAAGGCAGTTTGTCTAAATCCTTATCTTCAAGAAAAGGTTGTCTTGAAGTTTGAACAATTTCAGTTCCATTTTTAAAATATAAATTGTTGACCTGGGAAAGAGATTCTTTGGAAATATTGTTTTCTTTTATTTTCCTGCATAATTCAAGAAAAGGAAATTCACTTTCGCCGGTAAATACATAATCTACTGCAGGTTCCTTTATGACAGAGTCCGGAAGAATTGAGGGATGAGCGCCCCCGAAAGCTATTTTGACATTTGGCAAAGATGTTTTTATTTCCTTAACTGCACCAAGCCCTCTCAAATAAGCTGGCGTAACTGCGCTTACTCCCACAATATCGGGCTTATAGGCTAAAAGTTTATCCAGGGCCTTAGGGTCTATTCTTTCATCAAACAGAAAACCTTCGATATCATTTTTTTCAAGAAGGCCCAATAGATACAGCGGCCCTAATGAGGGAGTAGTGTTTTCATCCGGAATGAACGGTACGAATAAGGCAGTTTTCATTTTTTTGCTATTATTGTGTAACTCAGAGCAAGAAATTTTGATTTCAATAATAAAAACGGTTTTGATATAAAATTCCCTAAAAACGGGATATTTTTTGTCACTTCGTCTGCAAAGGTTGCATTTGTGTACGACACTTCAACTGACAATCCCTTCTCTTTTAGAAAGGATGCTAACTTTTTCGGTGATAAACCGAAGGTAAAATACTGGTGGTATTCCGCCAATTCAGTTTCAACGGACGGATAACGCTTTAATAATTTTAAAAACTTCTGTAAATATTTATTTATAATTGAATTAGGTTCCTGGGTTATTATTATTACTCCATTTTCAGAGAGTAAATCTACGGCCTGGCTCAATAGCGGCAGCGGGTCAAAAATATGGTGCAAGACTGCGCAGAAAACTATTATATCGAATGATGTATTATATTTTGGCAGTTCAATGCCGTCAAATAGTTTTAAATCCGCATTAGGATAGGTTTTTGAAGCGATTTCCATCATGTCTTGTGAAACGTCACAGCCAAACAACTGTAAATTCTTAGCTTTTAAGCTTTCAACCGCTAACCCGATAGCATAACCCGTCCCGGTGCCGATATCCAGGAGTTTAATGGTATCACTGCAATTTTCTGAAGCTTTTAATAGAAGTTTCTTAAAATAATTTCTGAAATTTGTAAAAGTCCTCGAGCTTAAATTATAGCCCAGGGCTTTTGTTGAATAGTAAATACGGTTAGATTCAACGGATTTTTGATTGTTCATTTTAACCAGCTTATAAACGAAAGAAGGCCGCTTATATTTCTTTTTAAGTCGTCGAATGAACGGATATTTAAAATCCTCTTTAAAATATAATGAGGCCTCAGATAATATTTCTTATAAGCATCTTTATAGAATTGTCGAAGTTCATTCTCGCTGATATCTTTGAGTTTAATGAGGTAATGGGGCCCGTCGCTTCTTTTATATAATTCCAGGCCTTTATAGATCAACGAATTTTCAGCGTCCGCTTGATTATACATTTCTGTTCCCGGTATCGGAATGGCAAGATTGAACATCACAAAGTCAGTATCTAAATCAAGCGCAGTCTGAAAGGTTCTGTTCATGGATTCTTTTGTCTCGCCAGGGAACCCGAATATATAGAAGGACCTGGATTCGATCCCTATTTTTTTTGTCCATTTGATAACTTCTTTTGCATGGTCCAGCGAAATATCCTTGCTTATGATTTTTAACATTTCAGGGTCGCCGGATTCTATGCCATAGCCTATTGTGATACAACCGCTCTTTTTCATTTTTTCCAATAATTTCGGAGTAACCAGATTGAACCTTGTGCTGCAGCCCCAGGTTAAATCTATTTTCCTTTCTATAAGCAGGTCGCATAATTCTTCTGTTTTTTTCATATTCTGAGTAAATACATCGTCGTTAAAGTATATTTCTTTTATACCGTAGTTTTTTATCAGGAGTTCTATCTCTTCAATAGTCCTTGAAGGCGACTGAGCCCTGTATTTCGACCCAAAAACGTTCTTTGAACAATAACAGCACTGGTACGGGCATCCTCTTGAAGTAATCATGTTCAAAGCGGGAAGCCGTTTATAAGTCCCCTTTGCGGGCCTGTATCTGTGGATTTCCAGCAAATCTCTTGCCGGAAAAGGAATAGCGTTTAAATCTATTATCTCCATCTTCCTTTCAGTATGGTTGACCTGCCCATTTTTCCTGTAAACAATATTTAAAACTCCTGAAATATCTTTCTTTGCTTCAATATGTTCAATCAGGCTGGTAAATGTTTTCTCTCCCTCGCCTAAAACTACAATATCCGCATTTGCCAAATTGATGCATTCTTCAGGAAATATTGATGCGTGCGGGCCTCCGGCGACAATTAATGCTTTCGGGAATTTTTCCCTGGCAATTTTTATGGTTTCCATCACAACAGGAAATGTTGTGGTGTAAATTGTGATTCCGACTACATCCGGGTTGTACTCATTTAATTTATCTTTAAAAGACTCGATGGTCAGCTTGTAAGCGGGCCCGTCAAAAACCTGTATCTTATGTTCAGGATGATATTTTCTAAGGTATGAAGCAACATAGAGTATCCCCAAAGCCGGCAGTATAGCGCCGGTCTTGCTGTATGGGCTGTCCTGAGTTAACAAAAACGGCGGATTTAAAAATAAAATGTTCATTTGAATAAGATCCTTATTGCGGGTTTAATCATTCTTTTTAACTGGCCGAAATTTTTAAGCTTAATCAGCCTTTTTAATATATAGGGTATCCTTCTATAAAATCTCGTATGGCAGTATTTGTATAATACAGACAATTCATCCAAAGATATATATTTATTGTAGGGTTCTATCTGGTAA is a genomic window of Elusimicrobiota bacterium containing:
- a CDS encoding class I SAM-dependent methyltransferase: MNNQKSVESNRIYYSTKALGYNLSSRTFTNFRNYFKKLLLKASENCSDTIKLLDIGTGTGYAIGLAVESLKAKNLQLFGCDVSQDMMEIASKTYPNADLKLFDGIELPKYNTSFDIIVFCAVLHHIFDPLPLLSQAVDLLSENGVIIITQEPNSIINKYLQKFLKLLKRYPSVETELAEYHQYFTFGLSPKKLASFLKEKGLSVEVSYTNATFADEVTKNIPFLGNFISKPFLLLKSKFLALSYTIIAKK
- a CDS encoding B12-binding domain-containing radical SAM protein produces the protein MNILFLNPPFLLTQDSPYSKTGAILPALGILYVASYLRKYHPEHKIQVFDGPAYKLTIESFKDKLNEYNPDVVGITIYTTTFPVVMETIKIAREKFPKALIVAGGPHASIFPEECINLANADIVVLGEGEKTFTSLIEHIEAKKDISGVLNIVYRKNGQVNHTERKMEIIDLNAIPFPARDLLEIHRYRPAKGTYKRLPALNMITSRGCPYQCCYCSKNVFGSKYRAQSPSRTIEEIELLIKNYGIKEIYFNDDVFTQNMKKTEELCDLLIERKIDLTWGCSTRFNLVTPKLLEKMKKSGCITIGYGIESGDPEMLKIISKDISLDHAKEVIKWTKKIGIESRSFYIFGFPGETKESMNRTFQTALDLDTDFVMFNLAIPIPGTEMYNQADAENSLIYKGLELYKRSDGPHYLIKLKDISENELRQFYKDAYKKYYLRPHYILKRILNIRSFDDLKRNISGLLSFISWLK